The Streptomyces lienomycini sequence GAGCACGGCACGCACGTCGCCGGACTCGCCGCCGCCAACGGCCTGTTCGGCGGCCGGATGGACGGCGCCGCGCCCGGCGCGAAGATCGTCTCCTCCCGGGCGTGCACCTGGAGCGGCGGCTGCACCAACGTCGCGCTCACCGAGGGCATGATCGACCTCGTCGTCAACCGGGGCGTCGACATCGTCAACATGTCGATCGGCGGACTGCCCGCCCTCAACGACGGCGCCAACGCGCGCGCCCTGCTGTACACGCGGCTCATCGACACCTACGGCGTCCAGCTCGTCATCTCCGCGGGCAACTCCGGTCCCGGCGCCAACACCATCGGCGACCCCGGCCTCGCCGACAAGGTGATCTCGGTCGGCGCGTCCATCTCCCGCGAGACCTGGGCATCGAACTACGGCTCCGCGGTGAGGACCAAGTACCAGATGATGCCGTTCTCCTCGCGCGGCCCGCGTGAGGATGGCGGCTTCACGCCGACGCTGACCGCGCCCGGCGCGGCGGTCAACTCCATCCAGACCTGGATGCCCGGCGCCCCGGTCCCCGAGGCGGGCTACGACCTGCCCGCCGGCTACGGCATGCTCCAGGGCACCTCGATGGCGTCCCCGCAGGCCGCCGGCGCCTCCGCGCTGCTCCTGTCGGCGGCCAAGCAGGCCCGCATCGACCTCACCCCGGCGAAGCTGCGCACCGCGCTGACCTCCACCGCCGACCACATCAAGGGCGTGCAGGCGTACGAGGAGGGCGCGGGTCTGATCAACATCCCCGACGCCTGGAAGTCGATCCGGCGCGGGGCCACCGCGCACGAGTACACGGTGAAGGCACCGGTCGACACCGCGATCGACCAGTTCCTCCAGACCCCGGGCTACGGCACCGGCCTCTACGACCGCGAGGGCGGTCTGAAGGCCGGGCAGAAGAAGACGTACGAGATCACGCTGACCCGTACCTCCGGCGCCGACAAGGCGATCCGGCACGAGCTGCACTTCGAGAACAACGCGGGCCGCACCTTCCGGATCGTGGGCCGGGACGAGGTGCGGCTGCCGCTGAACGAGCCGGTGACCGTCAAGGTCGAGGCGCGGCCCGGCTCCGCCGGTCTCAAGAGCGCGATCCTCGAGGTCGACGACCCGCGCACCGAGGGCGTCGACCAGCAGGTCCTGACCACGGTCGTGGTCTCCGCCCCGCTGAAGTACGACTTCTCCGCGAAGGGCTCGGTGCAGCGCAACAGCACCATGTCGTACTTCGTGACCGTCCCCGAGGGCGCGAAGTCGCTGGAGGTGGCGATCGGCGGGCTCAAGGGCAAGAGCCAGACCCGGTTCATCTCCCTCCACCCGTACGGCGTCCCGTCCGACAACACCTCGACGCCGTACTGCTACAACAACTACCTCGACGGCAACGGCTGCCGCCCCGACGTGCGGGCGTACGCCGACCCGCAGCCCGGCGTCTGGGAGGTCGAGGTCGAGGCACGGCGCACCTCGCCGCTGCTGGACAACCCGTACGAGCTGGACGTCACCGTGCTCGGCGCGGTCTTCGACCCGGAGGTCGTCACCGTGCCCGAGGCGAAGGCCGGCACCCCGGCCGAGGCCTCCTGGACGGTGACCAACGAGTACGCCGCGCTGGAGGGCAAGCTGGTCGGCGGCCCGCTCGGCTCGTCCG is a genomic window containing:
- a CDS encoding S8 family serine peptidase, whose translation is MTHSPQGAPVPGARRAARIAVATGLAAALAAVGPIPAALAADGPAATAPPVDASPRSAHDKLGSDDADLLAEAKAGGEKNVTMMVATTPGRTEQVAKELDAVAGGTVGRTYDELGYVRATVPTAKADAVIAAAAKLSSVDGIDLRAEIELDDPTPGADMAEGASHKGRSYPAPNRWTPAENPYNPSFETGAVDFVKKNPKSDGRGVTIGILDSGVDLGHPALQRTTTGERKIVDWVTATDPVVDGDRTWRPMTTSVSGPTFTYGGRTWTAPAGSYRVSTFLESYTTGGDAAGDANRDGDTTDSWGVLYDAKAGTVRVDLNNNHDFSDDTPMKPYKDGFQVGYFGTDDPKTDVAERQPFVVEIRKDVVVDAAGAKADFVNIGVIESEHGTHVAGLAAANGLFGGRMDGAAPGAKIVSSRACTWSGGCTNVALTEGMIDLVVNRGVDIVNMSIGGLPALNDGANARALLYTRLIDTYGVQLVISAGNSGPGANTIGDPGLADKVISVGASISRETWASNYGSAVRTKYQMMPFSSRGPREDGGFTPTLTAPGAAVNSIQTWMPGAPVPEAGYDLPAGYGMLQGTSMASPQAAGASALLLSAAKQARIDLTPAKLRTALTSTADHIKGVQAYEEGAGLINIPDAWKSIRRGATAHEYTVKAPVDTAIDQFLQTPGYGTGLYDREGGLKAGQKKTYEITLTRTSGADKAIRHELHFENNAGRTFRIVGRDEVRLPLNEPVTVKVEARPGSAGLKSAILEVDDPRTEGVDQQVLTTVVVSAPLKYDFSAKGSVQRNSTMSYFVTVPEGAKSLEVAIGGLKGKSQTRFISLHPYGVPSDNTSTPYCYNNYLDGNGCRPDVRAYADPQPGVWEVEVEARRTSPLLDNPYELDVTVLGAVFDPEVVTVPEAKAGTPAEASWTVTNEYAALEGKLVGGPLGSSETSRPTIEQGETATSTVEVPEGAESLDVAIGGVSDAAADLDLTVYKDGVLVAQSADGDSEESVSVPKPAAGTYTVRVAGYSVPSGSTEYDYRDVYFASTLGSVTVDGSAAVKLGTGASATVTGSVTALAAAPEGREFFGRVQLVNAHGTVAGLGSVRIGTVVP